Proteins co-encoded in one Gossypium arboreum isolate Shixiya-1 chromosome 11, ASM2569848v2, whole genome shotgun sequence genomic window:
- the LOC108487232 gene encoding RING-H2 finger protein ATL16-like: MAPDHSLRFQALSFIKYQQNLTYQPPLPTSDPAFPILTIVVLSIMGTAFLLVGYFIFVSKCCSSNWYQLNLLSRISLFRGRQEEDTFIALSPVMWNRGLDESVIREIPTFQFKREGDDETSVYGCVVCLNEFQQHDMLRVLPKCSHAFHLDCIDIWLQSNANCPLCRTSISGDTRYPINQIIAPSSSPQDPLPYTDSLMGGDEDFVVIELGEDDGDALLPYRQQERDNSRESLMQFQPRGQSPRKVEQKPGKLKSRRRHHLSVVGDECIDVRQKDEDFSIQPIRRSFSLDSAVDRQLYQSVQAIVQQNRHPGGITTTEECSNRGRTSLFPFEHGPRPRKAVLPV; encoded by the coding sequence ATGGCACCAGACCACAGCCTGAGATTTCAAGCTCTTTCCTTCATCAAATATCAGCAGAATCTAACTTATCAGCCTCCCTTGCCTACTTCAGACCCTGCATTTCCTATACTAACCATTGTTGTGCTAAGCATCATGGGTACAGCTTTCTTGCTAGTTGGCTATTTTATTTTTGTGAGTAAATGTTGCAGCTCTAACTGGTACCAACTTAATCTGCTAAGCCGAATATCTTTATTTCGAGGTAGACAAGAGGAAGATACGTTCATTGCCTTGTCTCCGGTAATGTGGAATCGCGGTCTCGACGAGTCTGTCATTCGAGAAATTCCAACTTTTCAGTTCAAAAGAGAAGGCGATGATGAAACAAGTGTGTACGGTTGTGTGGTTTGTCTGAATGAGTTTCAACAGCATGACATGCTTAGAGTTCTTCCCAAATGCAGCCATGCTTTCCACTTGGATTGCATTGATATATGGCTCCAAAGCAACGCCAATTGTCCTCTTTGTAGAACAAGCATTTCAGGCGATACCCGCTATCCGATCAATCAAATCATTGCACCGAGCTCTTCACCTCAAGACCCACTGCCGTACACTGATAGCCTGATGGGTGGAGATGAGGACTTTGTAGTGATAGAACTTGGAGAAGACGATGGAGATGCTCTACTGCCGTATAGACAACAAGAAAGAGACAATTCGAGAGAGTCGTTGATGCAGTTTCAGCCTAGGGGTCAATCACCAAGAAAGGTGGAGCAGAAGCCTGGGAAACTAAAATCAAGAAGACGCCACCATCTCTCAGTTGTGGGAGATGAGTGCATTGATGTTAGACAGAAAGATGAAGACTTCTCAATTCAACCTATCAGGAGATCTTTCTCATTAGATTCTGCTGTAGATAGACAGCTTTACCAATCTGTTCAAGCCATTGTTCAACAAAACAGGCATCCTGGAGGGATTACCACTACTGAAGAATGCAGTAATAGAGGTCGTACATCTTTATTTCCATTTGAACATGGTCCAAGACCCAGAAAGGCGGTACTTCCTGTCTga
- the LOC108485469 gene encoding hyoscyamine 6-dioxygenase-like, producing the protein MELLSSWCYDGSLPESYVMPPERRPGNLVVPLEKSIPVIDLQCHDPKDTIQQILKASQDYGFFQVINHGVSEELMDETMNVAEEFHAMPGLDKERECGKDANGSCKLYTSSYAYSREDFHYWRDAVTHPCRPLDERIQYWPEKPTRYREVVGTYSVEMWKLSCRILEFICEGLGLSADYFSNDLTQVPKIMINHYPPCPAPSLTLGLSKHCDPTIITILLQGQINGLQVFKDGRWIGVQPLPHALVVNIGYLLQIISNGKLKGAEHRVVTNSRYARTTICFFVYPRDESLIEPAKDLVNASNPAIYKAFKFVDFVTAFVLNPDDTSEAVKELITPNP; encoded by the exons ATGGAACTACTTTCGAGCTGGTGTTATGATGGATCTTTACCAGAAAGTTATGTGATGCCACCAGAGAGAAGACCCGGAAATCTCGTTGTTCCATTGGAAAAATCCATCCCCGTGATTGATCTTCAGTGTCATGATCCAAAAGATACCATTCAACAAATCCTGAAAGCTAGTCAAGATTACGGATTTTTCCAG GTAATCAATCATGGAGTTTCGGAGGAGTTAATGGATGAAACGATGAATGTTGCAGAAGAATTCCATGCTATGCCTGGGCTGGACAAAGAAAGGGAATGCGGCAAGGACGCCAACGGAAGCTGCAAACTGTACACGAGCAGCTACGCTTATTCCAGGGAGGATTTTCACTATTGGAGGGATGCCGTGACGCACCCTTGTCGTCCTTTAGATGAACGCATTCAATATTGGCCTGAAAAACCAACTAGATACAG AGAAGTGGTTGGGACGTATTCGGTTGAAATGTGGAAGTTGAGTTGTAGGATCCTAGAGTTTATATGTGAAGGATTAGGGCTTAGCGCCGATTATTTCAGCAACGATCTCACTCAAGTTCCCAAAATCATGATTAATCACTACCCTCCATGCCCTGCACCTAGTTTAACACTGGGATTATCTAAACATTGCGATCCTACCATCATTACCATTCTTCTTCAAGGTCAAATAAATGGCCTCCAAGTCTTCAAAGATGGCCGATGGATTGGCGTCCAACCTCTTCCTCATGCCTTGGTCGTTAATATAGGCTACCTTTTACAG ATTATCAGCAACGGGAAACTAAAAGGAGCTGAACATCGAGTGGTGACGAACTCGAGATATGCTAGGACGACAATTTGTTTCTTCGTGTATCCAAGGGATGAGAGCCTCATAGAACCGGCCAAAGATTTGGTTAATGCAAGCAATCCTGCAATTTACAAGGCCTTCAAATTTGTTGACTTCGTTACTGCTTTCGTACTCAACCCCGACGATACCAGTGAAGCTGTTAAGGAGCTCATAACCCCCAATCCTTAG